In Prunus dulcis chromosome 1, ALMONDv2, whole genome shotgun sequence, the following are encoded in one genomic region:
- the LOC117631231 gene encoding protein DETOXIFICATION 16-like isoform X3 produces MKREIKSNDISRALYSIYAEFQAAKMLFFLGMAEVSASVKTPLIPNQERSHELEDATLSQQGFRRGDFVEEAKLQLWLAGPLIAVSLLQYSLQVTSVMYVGHLGELALSSASMASSFASVTGFSVLLGMGSALETLCGQAYGAKQYNMLGVHMQRAMLTLLVVSIPLALIWFYTSTILMALGQDHEISTEAGTFNQWMIPSLFAFSLLQCLNRFLQTQNNVFPMMISSGITAFLHIMVCWALCFKFGLGNKGAALAISISNWVNVLLLASYVKFSLACKNTWTGFSEEALHDIFSFIKLAIPSATMICFEYWSFEMVVLLSGLLPNPKLETSVLSISLNTCWMVYMISVGLGSAISTRVSNELGAGRPQGAQLALRVMTIMALSEGAAIATATVLELPEAVDGKIFVFL; encoded by the exons ATGAAGAGAGAAATCAAAAGTAATGACATTTCACGAGCATTATATAGCATATACGCagag TTTCAAGCGGCAAAGATGCTATTTTTTCTCGGAATGGCAGAAGTGAGCGCAAGTGTTAAGACTCCTCTAATTCCAAACCAAGAAAGAAGCCATGAATTGGAGGATGCAACCTTATCCCAACAAGGATTTAGAAGAGGGGATTTTGTTGAAGAAGCAAAATTGCAACTGTGGCTAGCCGGGCCTCTTATTGCAGTTAGCTTGTTGCAGTACAGTTTACAAGTCACATCAGTCATGTATGTTGGTCATCTTGGAGAGTTGGCACTTTCCAGTGCTTCCATGGCCTCTTCCTTTGCTTCAGTCACAGGATTCAGTGTCTTG TTGGGAATGGGAAGTGCATTAGAGACACTATGTGGACAAGCCTATGGAGCCAAACAGTACAACATGCTTGGAGTTCACATGCAAAGAGCAATGCTAACATTATTGGTAGTAAGCATTCCCCTAGCGCTCATTTGGTTTTACACAAGCACCATTCTCATGGCTCTAGGCCAAGACCACGAGATATCGACTGAAGCAGGAACTTTCAACCAGTGGATGATTCCAAGCCTCTTTGCCTTTAGCCTCCTTCAATGCCTCAACAGATTTTTACAGACACAGAACAATGTGTTTCCAATGATGATAAGCTCTGGCATCACAGCTTTTCTTCACATTATGGTTTGTTGGGcactttgttttaaatttggaCTAGGAAACAAAGGTGCAGCGTTGGCGATTAGTATTTCGAATTGGGTTAATGTGTTGTTATTGGCAAGTTATGTGAAGTTCTCGTTGGCCTGCAAGAACACTTGGACAGGATTTTCGGAAGAGGCATTGCATGACATTTTCAGCTTTATCAAACTTGCCATTCCATCAGCTACAATGATATg CTTCGAATATTGGTCCTTTGAAATGGTTGTTCTCTTATCTGGTCTTCtaccaaacccaaaactagAAACATCTGTGTTATCAATAAG CCTTAACACATGTTGGATGGTCTATATGATATCAGTTGGTCTTGGCAGTGCAATAAG CACAAGAGTGTCAAATGAATTGGGTGCCGGACGACCACAAGGTGCCCAATTAGCCCTAAGAGTCATGACCATAATGGCTTTATCAGAGGGTGCTGCCATAGCAACAGCTACAGTTTTG GAGCTGCCAGAGGCTGTGGATGGCAAAATCTTTGTGTTCTTATAA
- the LOC117631223 gene encoding protein DETOXIFICATION 12-like, giving the protein MADSNMEENLLLPKYREDEQQRNKSSSDSSASTLMTWGSFFEEVKRLGCIAGPMVAVILSQYLLQVISMMMVGHLSELALSSTAIAISLSGVTGFSLFLGMASALETLCGQAYGAKQYQKLGLQTYTAIFSLNLVCLPLSLIWIYMEKILIFIGQDPVISHEAGKFTTWLLPALFAYATLQPLIRYFQTQSLIIPMLISSFAILLFHIPLCWILVFKSGLDNLGGALAISISYWLNVILLGLYMKFSSACSKTRAPISKEIFQGIGEFFRFAVPSAIMICLEWWSFELLILLSGLLPNPALETSVLSVCLQTISTLYAIPYGFGAAASTRVSNELGAGNPQGARVATCAAMFLAVTETSIITTTLFACRKVFGYTFSNEKEVIDYVTTMAPLVCLSVILDSLQGVLSGIARGTGWQHIGAYINLGAFYLCGIPVAATLAFWVQLRGRGLWIGIQVGSFVQTILLSFVTSCTNWEKQASKARERIFEGRPPELNGLCDKAESNEF; this is encoded by the exons ATGGCTGACTCAAACATGGAAGAGAACTTGTTATTGCCAAAATATAGAGAAGATGAACAACAAAGGAATAAAAGCAGTAGCGATTCAAGTGCTTCTACTCTAATGACATGGGGTTCTTTCTTTGAAGAAGTGAAGAGGCTGGGTTGCATAGCAGGGCCTATGGTTGCTGTGATTCTATCTCAGTACTTGTTGCAGGTCATTTCAATGATGATGGTTGGTCACCTGAGCGAGCTTGCTCTCTCTAGCACCGCCATAGCCATCTCCCTTTCTGGGGTCACCGGCTTTAGCCTTTTT TTAGGAATGGCTAGTGCCCTGGAAACTTTATGTGGGCAAGCATATGGAGCAAAGCAATATCAGAAACTTGGACTTCAAACTTACACTGCTATATTTTCTCTCAACTTAGTTTGCCTACCTTTATCTTTGATATGGATATATATGGAGAAGATACTGATTTTCATAGGTCAAGACCCTGTAATTTCTCATGAAGCTGGCAAATTCACAACCTGGCTTCTTCCTGCTCTGTTTGCTTATGCCACTCTTCAACCACTCATTAGGTACTTTCAGACACAAAGCTTGATAATTCCCATGCTTATAAGCTCTTTCGCCATCCTATTGTTCCACATTCCTCTCTGTTGGATTCTAGTATTCAAGTCTGGATTGGATAACCTTGGAGGAGCATTAGCAATCAGTATTTCCTATTGGTTAAATGTGATTTTGCTGGGGTTATACATGAAGTTTTCCTCTGCCTGTTCAAAAACCCGAGCTCCAATTTCTAAGGAGATATTCCAAGGAATTGGAGAGTTCTTTCGCTTTGCTGTCCCTTCTGCAATAATGATATG CCTTGAGTGGTGGTCATTTGAGCTGCTCATCTTACTGTCTGGCCTTTTACCAAATCCGGCTCTTGAAACTTCAGTTCTGTCTGTATG TCTTCAGACGATTTCAACACTATATGCAATACCATATGGGTTTGGTGCTGCAGCAAG TACTAGAGTGTCAAATGAACTAGGAGCTGGTAATCCACAAGGTGCCCGTGTAGCTACTTGTGCTGCGATGTTTCTTGCAGTTACTGAGACGAGTATAATAACCACAACTCTCTTTGCCTGCCGGAAAGTATTTGGTTACACCTTTAGCAATGAGAAAGAAGTCATCGATTACGTCACAACCATGGCTCCTCTAGTTTGCCTGTCTGTTATACTAGACAGCTTGCAAGGGGTCCTTTCAG GTATTGCTAGAGGAACTGGGTGGCAGCATATAGGGGCTTACATAAACCTTGGAGCATTTTATCTTTGTGGAATTCCAGTTGCTGCCACATTGGCTTTCTGGGTACAGTTAAGAGGAAGGGGCCTTTGGATTGGAATACAAGTTGGTTCTTTTGTGCAAACCATACTGCTATCTTTTGTAACAAGTTGTACAAATTGGGAAAAGCAG GCAAGTAAGGCAAGGGAGAGGATATTTGAGGGAAGGCCTCCAGAACTTAATGGATTGTGCGACAAGGCAGAAAGTAATGAGTTTTGA
- the LOC117613878 gene encoding protein DETOXIFICATION 14-like: MDKSLLIEEGEDRGGVERCGLFVAEVKRLGCIAGPMVAVNLSQYFLQIISIMMVGHLGQLSLSSTAIAISFCAVSGFSLLFGMACALETLSGQAYGAQQYKQLGLQINTAIFSLLLVCLPLSLVWIYMGEILIFMAQDPLISLEAGKFARMLLPALFAYATLQPLCKYLQTQSLIIPLLVCGCASLCFHIPFCWAMVFKSGLGHLGAALAIGMSYWLNVILLILYVTYSTACARTRVPISLELFQGIREFLRFAIPSAVMICLEWWSFELLILLAGFLPNPELETSVLSICLSTISSLYTIPEGLGAAGSTRVSNELGAGNPQAARLAVAAVMFLTVSGVVIISSTVFASRSVFGYIFSKDKEVVDYVTSMAPLICLSVISDNLHGVLSGIARGCGWQDLGVYVNLGAYYLVGIPVAATLCFWLDLRGRGLWIGIQVGSFLQAFLYSVITSCTNWEEKARKTRERIFVEKSPVR, translated from the exons atggaCAAGAGTTTGTTAATAGAAGAGGGAGAGGACAGAGGAGGTGTTGAAAGATGCGGTTTGTTTGTTGCAGAAGTGAAAAGGTTGGGATGCATAGCAGGGCCTATGGTGGCTGTGAATTTGTCTCAGTACTTCTTGCAAATCATTTCGATCATGATGGTGGGTCATCTGGGTCAGCTCTCTCTTTCCAGCACTGCGATTGCCATCTCTTTTTGTGCTGTCTCCGGCTTCAGTCTTCTT TTTGGAATGGCTTGTGCACTGGAAACTTTGTCAGGGCAAGCTTATGGAGCTCAGCAATATAAACAACTAGGACTTCAAATCAACACTGCTATTTTTTCTCTACTCCTAGTTTGTCTCCCTCTGTCTCTCGTGTGGATCTACATGGGAGAAATACTAATTTTCATGGCCCAAGACCCTCTAATTTCACTTGAAGCTGGTAAGTTTGCAAGGATGCTCTTACCTGCACTCTTTGCTTATGCAACTCTTCAGCCACTTTGTAAATATCTTCAGACACAAAGCTTGATCATTCCCTTGCTCGTATGCGGTTGTGCTTCTCTGTGCTTCCACATACCTTTTTGTTGGGCTATGGTATTTAAGTCTGGACTAGGACACCTTGGAGCAGCATTAGCCATTGGTATGTCGTATTGGTTAAATGTGATTCTACTCATACTATATGTGACGTACTCCACTGCCTGTGCACGTACCCGGGTTCCAATTTCTTTGGAGCTGTTTCAAGGAATTAGAGAATTCTTGCGTTTTGCAATTCCTTCTGCCGTAATGATTTG CCTTGAATGGTGGTCATTTGAGCTCCTTATCTTGCTGGCTGGTTTTCTACCAAATCCGGAGCTTGAAACTTCAGTTTTATCTATATG CTTGTCAACCATCTCATCACTGTATACAATACCAGAAGGACTTGGTGCAGCAGGAAG CACTAGGGTTTCAAATGAATTAGGTGCTGGAAATCCCCAAGCAGCTCGATTAGCTGTTGCTGCTGTTATGTTTCTTACAGTCTCAGGGGTAGTTATTATAAGCTCAACCGTTTTCGCCAGCCGATCTGTTTTTGGTTACATTTTCAGCAAGGACAAGGAAGTTGTGGATTATGTCACTTCCATGGCTCCTCTGATTTGTCTATCAGTTATATCCGACAACTTACACGGGGTTCTTTCTG GTATTGCTAGGGGATGTGGATGGCAGGACTTGGGAGTGTATGTCAACCTCGGAGCATATTATCTAGTTGGGATTCCGGTTGCTGCCACATTGTGTTTCTGGTTAGACTTGAGAGGAAGGGGGCTTTGGATTGGGATACAAGTCGGTTCTTTTCTGCAAGCATTTCTTTACTCTGTGATAACAAGTTGTACAAATTGGGAAGAAAAG GCAAGAAAGACAAGGGAGAGGATATTTGTGGAAAAATCTCCAGTAAGATAG
- the LOC117631266 gene encoding probable histone chaperone ASF1A, with the protein MSAVNLTNVAVLDNPAAFLSPFQFEISYECLTPLKDDLEWKLIYVGSAEDETYDQLLESVLVGPVNVGNYRFVFQADPPDPSKIREEDIIGVTVLLLTCSYLGQEFVRVGYYVNNDYDDEQLREEPPSKVLVDRVQRNILADKPRVTKFPINFHPENNEHEEQAPHSPDHGTETKQPPPSPDRATEANIKGEERPLSPVSSVRVQ; encoded by the exons ATGAGCGCCGTCAACCTTACAAACGTTGCCGTTCTGGACAACCCGGCCGCTTTCCTCAGCCCTTTTCAGTTCGAAATCTCATACGAGTGCTTGACTCCCCTCAAAGACG ACTTGGAATGGAAGCTCATATATGTGGGATCTGCTGAAGATGAGACTTATGACCAACTATTGGAGAGTGTGCTTGTTGGTCCTGTCAATGTTGGAAACTACCGTTTTGTCTTTCAG GCAGACCCTCCAGATCCGTCAAAAATACGCGAGGAAGATATCATTGGTGTCACTGTACTGCTATTGACATGTTCTTATCTGGGGCAGGAGTTTGTTAGAGTGGGGTACTATGTGAACaatgattatgatgatgaaCAGCTAAGGGAGGAACCTCCCTCTAAGGTGTTGGTTGATAGGGTTCAGAGAAACATTTTGGCTGACAAGCCTAGAGTCACAAAGTTCCCTATTAATTTTCATCCCGAGAACAATGAACATGAGGAGCAGGCCCCTCATTCCCCTGATCATGGAACTGAAACAAAGCAGCCCCCTCCTTCGCCTGATCGTGCAACTGAAGCAAACATTAAGGGAGAAGAACGACCCCTATCACCTGTATCATCTGTCCGTGTGCAGTAG
- the LOC117631231 gene encoding protein DETOXIFICATION 16-like isoform X1, with protein MKREIKSNDISRALYSIYAEFQAAKMLFFLGMAEVSASVKTPLIPNQERSHELEDATLSQQGFRRGDFVEEAKLQLWLAGPLIAVSLLQYSLQVTSVMYVGHLGELALSSASMASSFASVTGFSVLLGMGSALETLCGQAYGAKQYNMLGVHMQRAMLTLLVVSIPLALIWFYTSTILMALGQDHEISTEAGTFNQWMIPSLFAFSLLQCLNRFLQTQNNVFPMMISSGITAFLHIMVCWALCFKFGLGNKGAALAISISNWVNVLLLASYVKFSLACKNTWTGFSEEALHDIFSFIKLAIPSATMICFEYWSFEMVVLLSGLLPNPKLETSVLSISLNTCWMVYMISVGLGSAISTRVSNELGAGRPQGAQLALRVMTIMALSEGAAIATATVLVRYVWGKLYSNENEVIIYVAKMMPLLALSDFLDGFQCVLSGAARGCGWQNLCVLINLGAY; from the exons ATGAAGAGAGAAATCAAAAGTAATGACATTTCACGAGCATTATATAGCATATACGCagag TTTCAAGCGGCAAAGATGCTATTTTTTCTCGGAATGGCAGAAGTGAGCGCAAGTGTTAAGACTCCTCTAATTCCAAACCAAGAAAGAAGCCATGAATTGGAGGATGCAACCTTATCCCAACAAGGATTTAGAAGAGGGGATTTTGTTGAAGAAGCAAAATTGCAACTGTGGCTAGCCGGGCCTCTTATTGCAGTTAGCTTGTTGCAGTACAGTTTACAAGTCACATCAGTCATGTATGTTGGTCATCTTGGAGAGTTGGCACTTTCCAGTGCTTCCATGGCCTCTTCCTTTGCTTCAGTCACAGGATTCAGTGTCTTG TTGGGAATGGGAAGTGCATTAGAGACACTATGTGGACAAGCCTATGGAGCCAAACAGTACAACATGCTTGGAGTTCACATGCAAAGAGCAATGCTAACATTATTGGTAGTAAGCATTCCCCTAGCGCTCATTTGGTTTTACACAAGCACCATTCTCATGGCTCTAGGCCAAGACCACGAGATATCGACTGAAGCAGGAACTTTCAACCAGTGGATGATTCCAAGCCTCTTTGCCTTTAGCCTCCTTCAATGCCTCAACAGATTTTTACAGACACAGAACAATGTGTTTCCAATGATGATAAGCTCTGGCATCACAGCTTTTCTTCACATTATGGTTTGTTGGGcactttgttttaaatttggaCTAGGAAACAAAGGTGCAGCGTTGGCGATTAGTATTTCGAATTGGGTTAATGTGTTGTTATTGGCAAGTTATGTGAAGTTCTCGTTGGCCTGCAAGAACACTTGGACAGGATTTTCGGAAGAGGCATTGCATGACATTTTCAGCTTTATCAAACTTGCCATTCCATCAGCTACAATGATATg CTTCGAATATTGGTCCTTTGAAATGGTTGTTCTCTTATCTGGTCTTCtaccaaacccaaaactagAAACATCTGTGTTATCAATAAG CCTTAACACATGTTGGATGGTCTATATGATATCAGTTGGTCTTGGCAGTGCAATAAG CACAAGAGTGTCAAATGAATTGGGTGCCGGACGACCACAAGGTGCCCAATTAGCCCTAAGAGTCATGACCATAATGGCTTTATCAGAGGGTGCTGCCATAGCAACAGCTACAGTTTTGGTACGCTATGTTTGGGGAAAGCTCTACAGCAACGAGAATGAAGTGATCATATATGTTGCTAAAATGATGCCACTGCTTGCACTATCTGACTTCTTGGATGGATTTCAATGTGTGCTTTCAG GAGCTGCCAGAGGCTGTGGATGGCAAAATCTTTGTGTTCTTATAAACCTTGGCGCTTACTAA
- the LOC117631231 gene encoding protein DETOXIFICATION 16-like isoform X2 has translation MKREIKSNDISRALYSIYAEFQAAKMLFFLGMAEVSASVKTPLIPNQERSHELEDATLSQQGFRRGDFVEEAKLQLWLAGPLIAVSLLQYSLQVTSVMYVGHLGELALSSASMASSFASVTGFSVLLGMGSALETLCGQAYGAKQYNMLGVHMQRAMLTLLVVSIPLALIWFYTSTILMALGQDHEISTEAGTFNQWMIPSLFAFSLLQCLNRFLQTQNNVFPMMISSGITAFLHIMVCWALCFKFGLGNKGAALAISISNWVNVLLLASYVKFSLACKNTWTGFSEEALHDIFSFIKLAIPSATMICFEYWSFEMVVLLSGLLPNPKLETSVLSISLNTCWMVYMISVGLGSAISTRVSNELGAGRPQGAQLALRVMTIMALSEGAAIATATVLVRYVWGKLYSNENEVIIYVAKMMPLLALSDFLDGFQCVLSEAVDGKIFVFL, from the exons ATGAAGAGAGAAATCAAAAGTAATGACATTTCACGAGCATTATATAGCATATACGCagag TTTCAAGCGGCAAAGATGCTATTTTTTCTCGGAATGGCAGAAGTGAGCGCAAGTGTTAAGACTCCTCTAATTCCAAACCAAGAAAGAAGCCATGAATTGGAGGATGCAACCTTATCCCAACAAGGATTTAGAAGAGGGGATTTTGTTGAAGAAGCAAAATTGCAACTGTGGCTAGCCGGGCCTCTTATTGCAGTTAGCTTGTTGCAGTACAGTTTACAAGTCACATCAGTCATGTATGTTGGTCATCTTGGAGAGTTGGCACTTTCCAGTGCTTCCATGGCCTCTTCCTTTGCTTCAGTCACAGGATTCAGTGTCTTG TTGGGAATGGGAAGTGCATTAGAGACACTATGTGGACAAGCCTATGGAGCCAAACAGTACAACATGCTTGGAGTTCACATGCAAAGAGCAATGCTAACATTATTGGTAGTAAGCATTCCCCTAGCGCTCATTTGGTTTTACACAAGCACCATTCTCATGGCTCTAGGCCAAGACCACGAGATATCGACTGAAGCAGGAACTTTCAACCAGTGGATGATTCCAAGCCTCTTTGCCTTTAGCCTCCTTCAATGCCTCAACAGATTTTTACAGACACAGAACAATGTGTTTCCAATGATGATAAGCTCTGGCATCACAGCTTTTCTTCACATTATGGTTTGTTGGGcactttgttttaaatttggaCTAGGAAACAAAGGTGCAGCGTTGGCGATTAGTATTTCGAATTGGGTTAATGTGTTGTTATTGGCAAGTTATGTGAAGTTCTCGTTGGCCTGCAAGAACACTTGGACAGGATTTTCGGAAGAGGCATTGCATGACATTTTCAGCTTTATCAAACTTGCCATTCCATCAGCTACAATGATATg CTTCGAATATTGGTCCTTTGAAATGGTTGTTCTCTTATCTGGTCTTCtaccaaacccaaaactagAAACATCTGTGTTATCAATAAG CCTTAACACATGTTGGATGGTCTATATGATATCAGTTGGTCTTGGCAGTGCAATAAG CACAAGAGTGTCAAATGAATTGGGTGCCGGACGACCACAAGGTGCCCAATTAGCCCTAAGAGTCATGACCATAATGGCTTTATCAGAGGGTGCTGCCATAGCAACAGCTACAGTTTTGGTACGCTATGTTTGGGGAAAGCTCTACAGCAACGAGAATGAAGTGATCATATATGTTGCTAAAATGATGCCACTGCTTGCACTATCTGACTTCTTGGATGGATTTCAATGTGTGCTTTCAG AGGCTGTGGATGGCAAAATCTTTGTGTTCTTATAA